A portion of the Manihot esculenta cultivar AM560-2 chromosome 2, M.esculenta_v8, whole genome shotgun sequence genome contains these proteins:
- the LOC110609769 gene encoding tRNA (guanosine(18)-2'-O)-methyltransferase isoform X1, producing MRSCKIITLIPTSISSIGTSKQHFFHPKPFFPFLSLNFHSLSQSLAGSSSCRLLTRHFGTLQGAVSFESTEFAADESQDNSEKSDTVEHLLNHRDDVSGLMKMERRTSPIIDSGFELAQRVRRWFPYLDRFKCGSGVHLTSGEVLEAVGPYIMEERKERFRSAVKNRSYSVCLVVEGLSDFGNVSATFRSADALGFQSVHVVSCDSSKRYRENRHVSMGAEKWLDIELWDSTQECFEVLKSRGYRIATTHVGMDAVSVYDMDWSCPTAIVVGNENRGISDEALELSDLHCSIPMKGMVDSFNVSVAAGILMHHAVCDRSSRLGCHGDLTSEESQILLAEFSLRHSKSAISIAHEYAKRKAATPMPKL from the exons ATGAGATCTTGCAAAATAATAACCCTAATCCCCACATCCATATCTTCCATCGGAACATCCAAACAACATTTCTTCCATCCCAAGCCCTTCTTTCCTTTCCTCTCCCTCAATTTCCATTCCCTCTCTCAATCCCTTGCAG GTTCCAGTTCCTGCAGACTTCTTACAAGGCATTTTGGGACTTTGCAAGGAGCTGTCTCATTTGAATCCACGGAATTTGCAGCAGACGAATCGCAAGATAACTCCGAGAAAAGCGACACCGTAGAGCACTTGCTGAACCACCGTGATGATGTTTCGGGACTCATGAAAATGGAGAGGAGGACGTCTCCGATTATTGACAGTGGATTCGAGCTCGCACAACGGGTGAGGCGGTGGTTTCCTTACTTGGATAGGTTTAAGTGTGGGAGTGGTGTACATTTGACTAGCGGGGAAGTGTTGGAGGCAGTTGGGCCGTACATAATGGAGGAGAGGAAGGAGAGATTTAGGAGTGCGGTTAAGAACCGGAGCTACTCGGTGTGTCTGGTGGTGGAAGGATTGAGTGACTTTGGGAATGTTTCAGCTACGTTTCGCTCTGCTGATGCATTAGGATTCCAGTCAGTTCATGTGGTCTCGTGCGATAGCTCGAAAAG GTACAGAGAAAATCGCCATGTTAGCATGGGTGCAGAGAAATGGTTGGACATTGAACTTTGGGACTCTACCCAAGAGTGCTTTGAAGTTCTAAAATCACGTGGTTATAGAATAGCCACAACACATGTTGGAATGGATGCA GTATCTGTTTATGACATGGATTGGTCATGCCCAACTGCAATAGTAGTTGGAAATGAAAATAG GGGGATAAGTGATGAAGCCCTGGAACTGTCTGATTTGCACTGCAGTATTCCAATGAAAGGCATGGTAGACTCGTTCAATGTTTCAGTTGCAGCAGGCATCCTCATGCATCATGCTGTTTGTGACAGAAGTTCTCGCCTG GGCTGTCATGGTGATTTGACGTCAGAAGAAAGCCAGATCCTACTAGCAGAGTTCTCCCTGCGTCATAGCAAGAGTGCAATAAGCATCGCACATGAGTATGCAAAGCGCAAGGCAGCTACACCCATGCCAAAGCTTTGA
- the LOC110609769 gene encoding tRNA (guanosine(18)-2'-O)-methyltransferase isoform X2: MKMERRTSPIIDSGFELAQRVRRWFPYLDRFKCGSGVHLTSGEVLEAVGPYIMEERKERFRSAVKNRSYSVCLVVEGLSDFGNVSATFRSADALGFQSVHVVSCDSSKRYRENRHVSMGAEKWLDIELWDSTQECFEVLKSRGYRIATTHVGMDAVSVYDMDWSCPTAIVVGNENRGISDEALELSDLHCSIPMKGMVDSFNVSVAAGILMHHAVCDRSSRLGCHGDLTSEESQILLAEFSLRHSKSAISIAHEYAKRKAATPMPKL; the protein is encoded by the exons ATGAAAATGGAGAGGAGGACGTCTCCGATTATTGACAGTGGATTCGAGCTCGCACAACGGGTGAGGCGGTGGTTTCCTTACTTGGATAGGTTTAAGTGTGGGAGTGGTGTACATTTGACTAGCGGGGAAGTGTTGGAGGCAGTTGGGCCGTACATAATGGAGGAGAGGAAGGAGAGATTTAGGAGTGCGGTTAAGAACCGGAGCTACTCGGTGTGTCTGGTGGTGGAAGGATTGAGTGACTTTGGGAATGTTTCAGCTACGTTTCGCTCTGCTGATGCATTAGGATTCCAGTCAGTTCATGTGGTCTCGTGCGATAGCTCGAAAAG GTACAGAGAAAATCGCCATGTTAGCATGGGTGCAGAGAAATGGTTGGACATTGAACTTTGGGACTCTACCCAAGAGTGCTTTGAAGTTCTAAAATCACGTGGTTATAGAATAGCCACAACACATGTTGGAATGGATGCA GTATCTGTTTATGACATGGATTGGTCATGCCCAACTGCAATAGTAGTTGGAAATGAAAATAG GGGGATAAGTGATGAAGCCCTGGAACTGTCTGATTTGCACTGCAGTATTCCAATGAAAGGCATGGTAGACTCGTTCAATGTTTCAGTTGCAGCAGGCATCCTCATGCATCATGCTGTTTGTGACAGAAGTTCTCGCCTG GGCTGTCATGGTGATTTGACGTCAGAAGAAAGCCAGATCCTACTAGCAGAGTTCTCCCTGCGTCATAGCAAGAGTGCAATAAGCATCGCACATGAGTATGCAAAGCGCAAGGCAGCTACACCCATGCCAAAGCTTTGA